A region of Halalkaliarchaeum desulfuricum DNA encodes the following proteins:
- a CDS encoding Hsp20/alpha crystallin family protein, with translation MSESPAARRWGPLGETWSRTDDNRMDVDVAEYDDEIVVMADLPGFEREEIDVTIDEGSLRIHAERERESEHGSGNEGHRSGDDTEPMGRDSGSRQTYLHRERRHESVSRRISLPRSVREDVASAHYRNGVLTVTLPLSVDRDDGHRIDVE, from the coding sequence ATGAGCGAGAGCCCGGCCGCCCGCAGATGGGGGCCACTGGGCGAGACATGGAGCCGGACAGACGACAACCGCATGGACGTCGACGTCGCCGAGTACGACGACGAGATCGTCGTGATGGCCGACCTTCCGGGGTTCGAGCGCGAAGAGATCGACGTGACGATCGACGAGGGAAGCCTGCGGATCCATGCCGAGCGCGAACGCGAATCCGAACACGGCTCCGGCAACGAGGGACACCGCTCCGGAGACGACACCGAACCGATGGGCCGCGACAGCGGCAGCCGCCAGACGTACCTCCACCGCGAACGCCGCCACGAATCCGTCTCTCGCCGGATCAGCCTTCCCCGATCGGTCCGCGAGGACGTGGCGAGCGCCCACTACCGCAACGGTGTGTTGACGGTGACCCTCCCGCTTTCAGTCGACCGCGACGACGGCCACCGGATCGACGTCGAATAG
- a CDS encoding class I SAM-dependent methyltransferase, with the protein MSVHEEFDAWAEAGKDRGMEQRHWHTAKHALARMPVETGETVLDLGCGSGYSLRALRETAGVGRAYGLDGSPEMARNARSYTDDSSVGYLVGDFGDLPFPDDSLDHVFSMEAFYYAANPDETLREIERVLRPGGTFYCAVNYYEESETTHEWEENLDIEMTRWNREEYRQAFREAGLYVAQQDTISDRDVDIPPAEEFPTDDWETREAMVDRYRTWGTLLTVGVAP; encoded by the coding sequence ATGAGCGTTCACGAGGAGTTCGACGCCTGGGCGGAGGCCGGCAAGGACCGCGGGATGGAACAGCGCCACTGGCACACGGCCAAACACGCCCTCGCACGGATGCCCGTCGAGACCGGCGAGACGGTACTGGACCTGGGATGTGGCAGCGGCTACTCGCTGCGGGCGCTGCGGGAGACCGCCGGCGTCGGGCGGGCGTACGGCCTGGACGGCTCCCCCGAGATGGCACGCAACGCCCGATCGTACACCGACGACTCGTCGGTCGGCTACCTCGTCGGCGACTTCGGCGATCTCCCGTTTCCCGACGACAGCCTCGATCACGTCTTCTCGATGGAGGCTTTTTATTATGCGGCGAACCCCGACGAGACGCTCCGGGAGATCGAACGGGTGCTCCGCCCCGGCGGGACGTTCTACTGTGCGGTAAACTACTACGAGGAAAGCGAGACGACCCACGAGTGGGAGGAGAACCTCGACATCGAAATGACCCGATGGAACCGCGAGGAGTACCGGCAGGCGTTCCGCGAGGCGGGGCTGTACGTCGCCCAGCAGGACACGATTTCGGATCGGGACGTCGATATCCCGCCGGCCGAGGAGTTCCCGACAGACGACTGGGAGACACGCGAGGCGATGGTCGACCGCTACCGGACCTGGGGAACGCTCCTGACGGTGGGCGTCGCGCCGTGA
- a CDS encoding DUF7475 family protein: MAQFELDLDSLTGLHWFGVVCAAVTGVIHLWLGIEFIDSPMGWSFLAAGLGFFGAIVLLVLGVRRRLLYLVGIPYTGIQIPLWWVANDIEVADLFEPGIGVFDKLVQVLLIVTLVVLYRRERDIRQ, translated from the coding sequence ATGGCCCAATTCGAACTCGATCTCGATTCGCTGACCGGGCTCCACTGGTTCGGCGTCGTCTGTGCGGCGGTCACGGGCGTCATCCACCTCTGGTTGGGAATCGAGTTCATCGACAGCCCGATGGGATGGAGCTTCCTGGCTGCTGGCCTGGGCTTTTTCGGCGCGATCGTCCTGCTGGTCCTGGGCGTCCGTCGGCGGCTGCTGTACCTGGTCGGTATCCCGTACACCGGAATCCAGATCCCGCTCTGGTGGGTCGCAAACGACATCGAGGTGGCGGACCTGTTCGAACCCGGGATCGGGGTGTTCGACAAACTGGTGCAGGTGCTTTTGATCGTCACGCTCGTCGTTCTGTACCGCCGGGAGCGAGACATTCGACAGTGA
- the cmk gene encoding (d)CMP kinase encodes MSPTDRSAERELDANLFITVSGPPGCGATTLCEGLSTALDCGWVSGGEVFRDIAKERDMSLSQLTARASESDELDRAIDRRLRTIAEKWGSTNKAFVLESRLAGWLAGNRADLRIWLDAPEEVRLERTRDREERGAEMQVREVIESQRYESYYGIDLSDRSIYDLVINTARWSPGGTLDIVLRAIEEYDSHVDEGAFPTPELEI; translated from the coding sequence ATGTCACCGACCGATCGGTCCGCGGAGCGGGAGCTCGACGCCAACCTCTTCATCACCGTTTCGGGGCCGCCGGGGTGTGGGGCGACCACCCTGTGTGAGGGGTTGTCGACGGCGCTGGATTGCGGGTGGGTCTCCGGTGGCGAGGTGTTCCGGGACATCGCAAAAGAGCGGGACATGAGCCTCTCGCAGCTGACCGCCAGGGCGAGCGAGTCGGACGAACTCGATCGGGCGATCGACCGTCGCCTCCGGACCATCGCCGAGAAGTGGGGATCGACCAACAAGGCGTTCGTGCTCGAGTCGCGTCTCGCCGGCTGGCTCGCTGGCAACCGCGCGGACCTGCGGATCTGGCTTGACGCCCCAGAGGAGGTTCGCCTCGAGCGCACCCGGGACCGGGAGGAACGCGGGGCGGAGATGCAGGTCAGGGAGGTCATCGAAAGCCAGCGGTACGAGTCGTACTACGGGATCGACCTCTCGGATCGGTCGATCTACGACCTGGTGATAAACACGGCCCGCTGGAGTCCTGGGGGAACCCTGGACATCGTGTTGCGGGCGATCGAGGAGTACGACTCCCACGTCGACGAGGGGGCGTTCCCGACGCCGGAACTGGAGATTTAG
- a CDS encoding Hsp20/alpha crystallin family protein, translating into MTDRDPFGEIDELFERLNRELDQLGGQLDTGLPGRGVKVDLAEHDEELVVTADLPGYEKDDIEVTVQERTLTIEADREEETEREDEGDDGPRYHRRERSRTAVSRRIRLPVEVDRADAKARYANGVLTITLPKLTADEGGHTIDVS; encoded by the coding sequence ATGACAGACAGAGATCCGTTCGGCGAGATCGACGAACTGTTCGAGCGACTGAACAGAGAGCTCGACCAGCTCGGCGGACAGTTGGATACGGGCCTTCCCGGCCGCGGTGTCAAGGTCGACCTCGCGGAACACGACGAGGAACTGGTCGTCACTGCCGACCTTCCCGGATACGAGAAAGACGACATCGAGGTGACGGTACAGGAGCGGACACTCACGATCGAAGCCGACCGTGAAGAGGAGACCGAACGCGAGGATGAGGGCGACGACGGACCACGATACCACCGACGCGAGCGCAGCCGGACGGCGGTCTCCCGCCGGATCCGTCTGCCAGTCGAGGTCGACAGGGCCGACGCCAAAGCGAGGTATGCAAACGGCGTGTTGACGATCACGCTCCCGAAGCTGACTGCCGACGAGGGCGGGCACACGATCGACGTGAGCTGA
- a CDS encoding uracil-DNA glycosylase, translating into MADFDGLCATDCSRCPALVESRSRIVNGVGPADAALLFVGEGPGKREDEQGEPFVGRSGDVLEEALSAAGVTRRDVRITNCVRCRPPDNRDPTAEELDNCREFLEGEIETLDPELIVTLGKVPSQHLLDRSVAITSEAGDVVDVRIGDRSRRVLLSVHPAATLYDRGQRDGFFEAIERAASIAGVGSTDGEGQSQLDRFG; encoded by the coding sequence ATGGCCGACTTCGACGGACTGTGTGCGACAGACTGCAGCCGGTGTCCGGCGCTGGTGGAGTCCCGCAGCCGGATCGTCAACGGCGTGGGACCTGCCGACGCCGCGCTCCTATTTGTCGGCGAGGGCCCCGGCAAGAGGGAAGACGAGCAGGGAGAGCCGTTCGTGGGGCGCTCGGGGGACGTGCTCGAGGAGGCGCTGTCTGCGGCGGGGGTAACGCGTCGGGACGTCCGGATCACCAACTGCGTCCGGTGTCGCCCGCCGGACAACCGGGACCCGACGGCCGAGGAACTTGACAACTGCCGAGAGTTCCTGGAGGGGGAAATCGAGACGCTGGATCCGGAGCTGATCGTCACGCTCGGAAAGGTGCCCAGCCAACACCTCCTGGACCGATCGGTGGCGATCACCTCCGAGGCCGGCGACGTGGTCGACGTGCGTATCGGCGATCGGTCGCGGCGGGTGTTGCTGTCGGTGCATCCGGCGGCGACGCTGTACGATCGGGGACAGCGGGACGGGTTCTTCGAGGCGATCGAGCGGGCGGCGTCTATCGCCGGCGTGGGATCGACCGACGGCGAGGGACAGTCGCAGCTCGACCGGTTCGGATAG
- the cgi121 gene encoding KEOPS complex subunit Cgi121 → MRVVEGVARVDDLEEFLAEVGRIGEETGAVVQVFDARYVVSRAHLERAVELAERARDRGEEIARDPAVEILLYAAGRRQIDRALQMGIEEGETPAVAVVVGDDGDESAATAALSSLLADADTLGAYDEARVREFFDVSAAELRAVDGGLADVVLERVALLDVEK, encoded by the coding sequence ATGAGAGTCGTCGAGGGAGTCGCTCGCGTCGACGATCTCGAGGAGTTCCTCGCGGAGGTCGGCCGGATCGGGGAGGAGACCGGCGCCGTCGTCCAGGTGTTCGATGCCCGATACGTCGTCTCGCGGGCGCATCTCGAACGCGCGGTCGAACTCGCCGAGCGCGCGCGCGATCGCGGGGAGGAGATCGCCCGCGATCCCGCCGTCGAGATCCTCCTGTATGCGGCCGGGCGCCGCCAGATCGATCGAGCCTTACAGATGGGGATCGAGGAGGGAGAAACGCCCGCAGTCGCCGTCGTCGTCGGGGACGACGGCGACGAGTCGGCGGCCACGGCAGCGCTTTCGTCGCTGCTTGCCGACGCCGACACGCTCGGAGCGTACGACGAGGCGCGCGTCCGGGAGTTCTTCGACGTCTCCGCTGCCGAACTCCGCGCCGTCGACGGCGGACTCGCCGACGTCGTCCTCGAACGTGTGGCGCTGCTCGACGTCGAAAAGTGA
- a CDS encoding DUF7090 family protein yields the protein MDYALELEDGPETIPGGTGLLLLHPSIGETDRVDTGFLKVDTDRFLVVSTRTTAREVEQKLEHYEVDETKAEILDTLSVERGYSRRKSDDVHYVGSPDDLAGIVAKVETFLESTAGKRRVSVDSLTEMAYYADVDGVLEATAEILELLEEHDAVGLFHLSKEVHDEETLDRFRELFDGVVDLAPDGSVDVEIQ from the coding sequence ATGGATTACGCCCTCGAACTCGAGGACGGCCCGGAAACGATCCCGGGGGGAACCGGACTGCTGTTGTTGCATCCGAGCATCGGCGAGACCGACCGCGTCGACACCGGCTTTCTGAAGGTCGACACCGACCGATTCCTGGTGGTCTCGACCCGAACCACCGCCCGCGAAGTCGAGCAGAAACTCGAACACTACGAGGTCGACGAAACCAAAGCGGAGATCCTCGACACACTCTCCGTGGAGCGGGGCTACTCCCGGCGCAAGAGCGACGACGTCCACTACGTAGGCTCGCCGGACGACCTCGCGGGGATCGTCGCCAAGGTCGAGACGTTCCTCGAGTCGACGGCGGGGAAACGGCGGGTTTCGGTCGACTCGCTCACCGAGATGGCCTACTACGCCGACGTCGACGGCGTCCTCGAGGCGACCGCAGAGATCCTCGAACTCCTCGAGGAACACGACGCAGTCGGCCTGTTCCACCTCTCGAAGGAGGTCCACGACGAGGAGACGCTCGATCGGTTCCGGGAACTGTTCGACGGCGTCGTCGACCTCGCGCCCGACGGGAGCGTCGACGTCGAGATCCAGTGA
- a CDS encoding ATP-dependent DNA helicase → MQSTALEGLPDGVAEALAEEGIEDLYPPQAEAVEKGLLDGESLVASVPTASGKTLIAEFAMLSAIERGGTALYIVPLRALANEKKTEFERWEEFGVSVGVSTGNYESDGEWLASRDIVVATSEKVDSLVRNDARWLSDLSCVVADEIHLVDDRHRGPTLEVTLAKLRRINPGLQTVALSATVGNADVVAEWLDAELVKSDWRPIDLRMGVHYGNAINFDDGSQREVPVADGQRQTEALVADTLDEEIDGQGGSSLVFVNSRRNAESAARRLAGVTEPRLSVDERNRLAELAEEIREGSDTDTAESLADCVARGAAFHHAGLTGDHRQAVESAFRERLIKVICATPTLAAGVNTPARRVIVRDWRRYDGEFGGMQPLDVLEIHQMCGRAGRPGLDPYGEAVLLAKDAETMDELFERYIWADPEPVRSKLAAEPALRTHVLATVASGFAASRTELLSFLDRTLYATQTADPGRLEGVTDTVIDYLEANGFLDRGAVDDDPDTAAVDGEGDTDTLTATSLGHTVSRLYLDPMSAAEIVDGLRDWEETTDDPPTPLGLYHLVSRTPDMYELYLKSGDREQFTELAYEREAEFLGAMPSEFEDVRFEDWLAALKTAKLLEDWASEIDEDRITERYGVGPGDIRGKVETAEWLLRAAERLAGEVGVDAVPVREARKRVEYGVREELLDLAGVRGVGRKRARRLYEAGIETRAELREADKSVVLAALRGRPRTAERILENVGREDPSMDGVREDDEAAAAVAADGDGGRGGSPGAGDGGSGGDTDESQSNLGDFG, encoded by the coding sequence ATGCAGTCGACCGCCCTCGAGGGGTTGCCCGACGGCGTGGCCGAGGCGCTCGCCGAGGAGGGGATCGAGGACCTGTACCCCCCACAGGCCGAGGCCGTCGAGAAGGGGCTGCTCGACGGCGAAAGCCTCGTCGCCTCGGTCCCGACCGCCTCGGGAAAGACGCTGATCGCGGAGTTCGCGATGCTGTCGGCGATCGAACGCGGCGGCACCGCCCTCTACATCGTCCCGCTTCGGGCGCTCGCAAACGAGAAGAAAACGGAGTTCGAACGCTGGGAGGAGTTCGGCGTCTCGGTTGGCGTTTCCACCGGGAACTACGAGTCGGACGGCGAGTGGCTCGCCTCGAGGGACATCGTCGTCGCCACCAGCGAGAAGGTCGACTCGCTGGTTCGCAACGACGCCCGCTGGCTCTCGGATCTCTCGTGTGTGGTCGCCGACGAGATCCACCTGGTCGACGACCGTCACCGGGGGCCAACCCTGGAGGTGACCCTGGCGAAGCTTCGCCGGATCAACCCCGGCCTGCAGACCGTCGCGCTGTCGGCCACCGTGGGCAACGCCGACGTCGTGGCCGAGTGGCTCGACGCGGAACTGGTCAAATCGGACTGGCGGCCGATCGATCTCCGGATGGGCGTCCACTACGGCAACGCGATCAACTTCGACGACGGGAGCCAGCGCGAGGTGCCAGTCGCCGACGGGCAGCGCCAGACCGAGGCGCTCGTGGCCGATACGCTCGATGAAGAAATCGACGGCCAGGGCGGCTCGTCGCTGGTGTTCGTTAACTCCAGGCGCAACGCCGAGTCGGCGGCCCGCCGGCTCGCAGGCGTCACGGAACCGCGGCTTTCGGTCGACGAGCGGAACCGGCTGGCCGAGCTTGCCGAAGAGATCCGCGAGGGGTCAGACACCGACACCGCGGAATCGCTGGCCGACTGCGTCGCCCGCGGGGCGGCGTTTCACCACGCGGGGCTCACCGGCGACCACCGGCAGGCCGTCGAGTCGGCGTTCCGTGAGCGCCTGATAAAGGTGATCTGCGCCACGCCAACGCTCGCTGCGGGCGTCAACACTCCCGCCAGACGGGTGATCGTCCGGGACTGGCGGCGGTACGACGGCGAGTTCGGCGGGATGCAGCCGCTCGATGTACTCGAGATCCACCAGATGTGTGGCCGGGCAGGTCGGCCCGGACTGGATCCGTACGGCGAGGCGGTGCTGCTCGCCAAAGACGCCGAGACGATGGACGAACTGTTCGAGCGGTACATCTGGGCCGACCCCGAACCCGTCCGGTCGAAGCTCGCGGCCGAACCCGCGCTTCGCACCCACGTCCTCGCGACGGTCGCCTCGGGCTTTGCCGCCTCCCGGACCGAACTGCTGTCGTTTCTCGACCGGACGTTGTACGCGACCCAGACGGCCGATCCAGGTCGGCTCGAGGGCGTCACCGACACCGTGATCGACTACCTCGAGGCGAACGGGTTCCTCGATCGGGGCGCGGTCGACGACGATCCCGACACGGCCGCCGTCGACGGCGAGGGAGACACCGACACGCTCACGGCCACGAGTCTCGGCCACACCGTCTCCCGGCTCTATCTGGATCCGATGTCGGCCGCCGAGATCGTCGACGGGCTTCGCGACTGGGAGGAGACAACCGACGACCCACCGACGCCACTCGGGCTGTATCACCTGGTGAGCCGGACCCCGGACATGTACGAACTGTACCTGAAATCCGGTGATCGCGAGCAGTTCACGGAACTCGCTTACGAGCGTGAGGCGGAGTTCCTCGGGGCGATGCCCTCCGAGTTCGAGGACGTCAGATTTGAAGACTGGCTCGCGGCGCTGAAAACCGCAAAACTGCTCGAAGACTGGGCCAGCGAGATCGACGAGGACCGGATCACCGAGCGGTACGGCGTCGGACCGGGCGACATCCGGGGGAAAGTCGAGACTGCCGAGTGGCTGCTGCGGGCGGCAGAGCGGCTGGCCGGCGAAGTGGGGGTCGACGCCGTCCCGGTTCGGGAGGCCAGAAAGCGGGTCGAGTACGGCGTCCGGGAGGAACTGCTCGATCTGGCTGGCGTCCGTGGCGTCGGGCGCAAGCGCGCCCGCCGGCTGTACGAGGCTGGAATCGAGACCCGGGCGGAGCTCCGCGAGGCCGACAAAAGCGTCGTGCTGGCAGCCCTGCGGGGCCGGCCCAGAACAGCCGAACGGATCCTCGAGAACGTCGGCCGCGAGGATCCCTCCATGGACGGCGTCCGCGAGGACGACGAGGCGGCGGCCGCAGTCGCCGCCGATGGCGACGGGGGCCGCGGTGGCAGTCCCGGCGCCGGGGACGGGGGATCGGGCGGCGACACCGACGAGAGTCAGTCGAACCTGGGTGATTTCGGATGA
- the npdG gene encoding NADPH-dependent F420 reductase gives MRIAILGGTGDIGEGLALRWGYHADHELVIGSREASRAGTKADAYETELDSRGIDVTIEGRANADAAAGADAVVLAVPPYHVTDTVEAVASELVDADVVISPAAGMKRDETGVHAHPPSAGSVTELVAGAAPAEVPVVGAFHNLSAGRLADIDAELGIDTLLVGDDEGAKEIVGLLAEDIDGLRALDAGGLANAAEVESLTPLLLTVAQHNDGLHDLGVRFR, from the coding sequence ATGCGAATCGCAATACTCGGTGGCACGGGGGACATCGGCGAGGGACTGGCGCTCCGGTGGGGGTATCACGCGGACCACGAACTGGTGATCGGTTCGCGGGAGGCCAGCCGGGCGGGGACGAAGGCTGACGCCTATGAAACGGAACTGGACAGCCGCGGGATCGACGTCACGATCGAGGGACGGGCCAACGCCGACGCGGCGGCCGGCGCCGACGCGGTCGTGCTCGCGGTGCCGCCGTATCACGTCACCGACACCGTCGAGGCGGTGGCGTCGGAGCTCGTCGACGCCGACGTGGTGATCTCGCCGGCGGCGGGGATGAAACGCGACGAGACGGGCGTGCACGCCCATCCGCCCAGCGCCGGCAGCGTCACCGAACTGGTCGCGGGCGCCGCCCCCGCGGAGGTGCCGGTCGTCGGGGCGTTTCACAACCTCTCGGCCGGCCGGCTCGCCGATATCGACGCGGAACTGGGGATCGACACGCTGCTCGTCGGCGACGACGAGGGTGCAAAGGAGATCGTCGGCCTGCTCGCGGAGGACATCGACGGGCTGCGCGCGCTGGACGCCGGCGGGCTCGCGAACGCGGCGGAGGTGGAGTCGCTCACGCCGCTTCTGCTAACCGTCGCTCAGCACAACGACGGTCTCCACGATCTGGGCGTTCGATTCAGATGA
- a CDS encoding glycosyltransferase yields MARVAVVHNTLDFRGGADAVALSVCDALDADHRGSHDVDLFTIAETDPGELAPRFGLDVDVPVREPPWADRLAHAFGTATPWIGPQMAARSALVSQFFRRHADDYDLAVSTTNELSLPIPSVQYVHFPQFHLDRLPDRFDATPGRLDWLWSRLGAPTPGEIPEDVTLVANSAWTADAVEAVYGRSATIVYPPVRQVPDPIPWDERELGAVVVGRIAPDRRTLEAVDVVDRVRDRGHDLHLHVVGTAPRAYRQYVDRVRRAARNRSYVHVETDVPRDRLETLLRAHRYGLNVRPDESFGIGVAEFLAAGMIAFAPDAGGQREVLDGQSDRLFESRGEAVELLSTAIESGDRPEIPRDRFGPERFRTETRTLVADSLNRL; encoded by the coding sequence ATGGCCAGGGTGGCGGTCGTCCACAACACGCTGGATTTCCGTGGCGGCGCCGACGCCGTCGCGCTGTCGGTCTGTGACGCGCTCGACGCCGACCACCGGGGGAGCCACGACGTCGATCTGTTCACGATCGCCGAAACCGACCCCGGAGAGTTGGCACCGCGGTTCGGGCTCGACGTCGACGTTCCGGTCCGTGAGCCACCGTGGGCCGACCGGCTCGCCCACGCCTTCGGAACTGCCACACCGTGGATCGGTCCCCAGATGGCCGCCAGGAGCGCGCTCGTCTCGCAGTTCTTCCGCCGGCACGCCGACGACTACGACCTCGCGGTCAGCACGACCAACGAGCTCTCGCTTCCGATCCCCTCCGTTCAGTACGTCCATTTCCCGCAGTTTCACCTCGACCGCCTCCCCGACCGGTTCGACGCCACCCCCGGTCGGCTCGACTGGCTCTGGAGCCGACTGGGGGCGCCGACGCCCGGGGAGATCCCCGAGGACGTGACGCTCGTGGCCAACTCCGCGTGGACCGCCGACGCCGTCGAGGCGGTCTACGGCCGGTCGGCCACCATCGTCTATCCGCCGGTCCGCCAGGTGCCTGATCCCATTCCGTGGGACGAGCGCGAACTCGGGGCCGTGGTCGTCGGACGGATCGCGCCCGATCGACGCACGCTCGAGGCGGTCGACGTCGTCGACCGCGTTCGCGATCGGGGACACGACCTCCATCTCCACGTGGTGGGCACGGCACCGCGTGCGTACCGGCAGTACGTCGATCGGGTTCGCCGGGCGGCACGGAACCGGTCGTACGTGCACGTCGAGACGGACGTTCCGCGGGATCGCCTCGAAACGCTGCTGCGGGCCCATCGCTACGGCCTGAACGTCCGTCCCGACGAATCATTCGGAATCGGCGTCGCAGAGTTCCTCGCGGCGGGGATGATCGCGTTCGCGCCCGACGCCGGCGGCCAGCGGGAAGTGCTCGATGGCCAGTCCGACCGGCTCTTCGAGTCGCGCGGGGAGGCCGTCGAACTCCTCTCGACGGCGATCGAATCGGGTGACCGACCGGAGATTCCACGGGACCGTTTCGGGCCGGAGCGGTTCCGAACCGAAACTCGAACCCTCGTCGCAGACTCGCTGAATCGTCTGTGA
- a CDS encoding class I SAM-dependent methyltransferase has translation MDHADPRYLEAKRSVDRRALSRRVREAMLAGLPPAPRVLEAGCGTGVTVPRLLSWGLREFDYLGVDHDPHVVAFASDVRPKELRYRGYDAVDTRRGGRITASRNGRTVDATFAFETGDALELLPERANEKQIDGRRTGERGADGRRTGERGADVRRTGERGADLVIAGAFLDVVPLQPAIESIESALAPGGLAYLPITFDGGTLFAPEHPLDDAVERAYHAAIDAVEGRNSRAGRATLSLLGGRDGTLLVANASDWIVRPQGESVGEYPEDERWFLDRILSFVDDAVDPSSAAVPGLDRDGFDDWLETRRRQLAAGELSYVAHQYDLLYRAPS, from the coding sequence ATGGATCACGCCGACCCCAGATACCTCGAGGCGAAGCGTTCCGTCGACCGGCGGGCGCTCTCGAGGCGTGTGCGGGAGGCGATGCTGGCGGGGCTCCCGCCGGCGCCGCGGGTGCTCGAAGCCGGCTGCGGGACCGGAGTGACCGTCCCTCGACTGCTATCGTGGGGGCTGCGGGAATTCGACTATCTCGGCGTCGACCACGACCCCCACGTGGTCGCGTTCGCCAGCGACGTTCGGCCGAAGGAACTCCGCTACCGGGGGTACGACGCGGTCGACACGCGCCGTGGTGGACGGATCACTGCCTCCCGGAACGGGCGAACCGTCGATGCAACGTTCGCCTTCGAAACCGGCGACGCGCTCGAACTGCTCCCCGAACGAGCGAACGAAAAACAGATAGACGGGCGAAGGACGGGCGAACGGGGGGCGGACGGGCGAAGGACGGGCGAACGGGGGGCGGACGTGCGAAGGACGGGCGAACGGGGGGCGGACCTCGTCATCGCAGGGGCGTTCCTCGACGTGGTACCGCTTCAACCGGCGATCGAGTCGATCGAGTCGGCACTCGCACCCGGCGGCCTCGCGTACCTGCCGATCACGTTCGACGGCGGGACGCTGTTCGCCCCCGAACACCCTCTCGACGACGCCGTCGAGCGGGCATACCACGCCGCAATCGACGCGGTCGAGGGGCGAAACAGCCGTGCGGGACGGGCTACCCTCTCGCTTCTGGGTGGCCGGGACGGCACGCTCCTCGTGGCAAACGCCTCCGACTGGATCGTTCGTCCGCAGGGTGAATCTGTCGGGGAGTACCCCGAAGACGAGCGGTGGTTCCTCGATCGGATCCTCTCGTTCGTGGACGATGCGGTCGATCCGTCCTCCGCGGCGGTTCCGGGGTTGGACCGGGATGGTTTCGACGACTGGCTGGAGACGCGTCGGCGACAGCTCGCGGCAGGGGAGCTTTCCTACGTCGCCCACCAGTACGACCTGCTCTATCGGGCGCCGTCGTGA
- a CDS encoding transcription initiation factor IIB, with product MTNTPTARTADTESTKERQRENGSREQENCPECAGPLVVREDDGETVCDDCGLVTREGALDSGPEWRAYDAAERDEKSRVGAPSTELLHDRGLSTTIGWDDRDANGRTLGSRKRRKLARLRLWDERFRTKDAHDRNLKHALGEIDRMASALGLPDPVRETACVTYRRALNDDLLPGRSIEGMATAALYAAARLDGVARSIDEVTAVSRVGGMEVKRTYRYLSRELELEVPPTHPAEYLGRFASDLDCTDETERRARELVDAATDRGVHSGKHPVGIAASALYAAATLTDEEVTQYEVSDVANVSEVTIRNRYREVLEAAATEGVADDDS from the coding sequence ATGACGAATACACCCACGGCCAGAACGGCAGACACGGAGTCGACGAAAGAGCGACAGCGAGAGAACGGATCCCGGGAGCAGGAGAACTGCCCCGAGTGTGCCGGACCGCTCGTCGTCCGCGAGGACGACGGCGAAACGGTCTGTGATGATTGCGGGCTGGTCACCCGGGAGGGGGCGTTGGATTCGGGTCCCGAGTGGCGGGCGTACGACGCCGCAGAGCGGGACGAAAAGTCCCGTGTCGGCGCACCGTCGACGGAGTTGCTCCACGATCGAGGGCTATCGACGACGATCGGCTGGGACGACCGGGACGCAAACGGACGGACGCTCGGTTCCAGAAAGCGGCGGAAGCTCGCGCGGCTTCGGTTGTGGGACGAACGGTTCCGGACAAAGGACGCCCACGACCGGAACCTCAAACACGCGCTCGGCGAGATCGACCGGATGGCCTCCGCGCTCGGACTGCCCGATCCGGTGCGGGAGACCGCGTGCGTGACCTATCGCCGGGCACTGAACGACGACCTGCTGCCGGGACGGTCGATCGAGGGGATGGCCACCGCGGCGCTGTACGCCGCCGCGCGGCTGGACGGCGTCGCCCGGTCGATCGACGAGGTGACGGCGGTCAGCCGGGTCGGCGGAATGGAGGTGAAACGGACCTACCGGTACCTCTCCCGCGAACTCGAACTCGAGGTCCCCCCGACTCATCCCGCGGAGTATCTCGGCCGGTTCGCCTCCGATCTCGACTGCACCGACGAGACGGAACGGCGAGCGCGGGAACTCGTCGACGCCGCGACCGACAGAGGCGTCCACAGCGGCAAACATCCCGTCGGGATCGCCGCAAGCGCCCTCTATGCCGCCGCCACCCTGACCGACGAGGAGGTGACCCAGTACGAGGTTTCCGACGTCGCGAACGTGAGTGAGGTGACGATCCGGAACCGGTACCGCGAGGTGCTGGAGGCGGCCGCGACCGAAGGCGTCGCGGACGACGATAGCTGA